AAGACTCTTGTTTACCCCTTCACGAATAGCTACAGAAGGTACAACTATAACAAACTTTGTATATCCATAATTCTTATTGAGTTCATATATACTCTTTAAGTAAACATAAGTCTTACCTGTTCCAGTCTCCATCTCTACAGTAAAATTCATACCTTCAAGCTTTTCACTTCTAGGGAGATTATTATTCATCTGTACCTGTTGTACATTCTTAAGCACTTCTTCATAAGTAAGGTCTAATCTATTACCTATACCTAACTCTGTTTGAAGAACACCGAATAATTCCCCGCTATGAACAGTAAAATTAGACTGCTTAGTGCTCTGACCTTTAAATATATTAACTATGGAGTTTACAGCGGAATCCTGATAGGGTAGATTGGAAATAAACTGTAGTTTCATGCTATACACTCCTTACATTAGTTATGCCTTGCTGCTTTAAGTTCTGAATGGCATTCATCTTTTCTTTATCATTTTTGAAGCCTTTCTCCTTAAATATAACTTTCACTTCATCACTTCTCATAAATTCTGATTTAAGTCCTGGTATTTTATTCAAAATATCTTCTGTTATACTATCTTCCAGGCAAATAATTAGAGCACCTTCACTTATGTTATAGATAACCTTATCTCCAACCTTAACGTCTTCTATAGGAGTTGTAAGTTCAAAGCCCATCTTAAGAATTATTTCAAATAATAAATCTTCATTAGTTCTTCCTTCTTTAAGACTATCTTGCATATCTAAAAGATCTTGTTCTAGCTCATTATAGTCTGGATTCCATGTTTTAATATTAGAATCATCCAGCTTAAATACTTTAAAACCTATATCTAAATTATCAATCCCTTCTTTATCTTTATTTTCCTCTTTTATCTTTTCTCCAGCCCTTCTTATTCTTTCTTTGCCTATTTCACAGATATTTTTATAGCCTGCTTTATAAGCATCAGAACTTTCATCCGTTAGTTCAGGTAATTGAATCATAATAAATTTACGGTTATCTCCGTCTTCACTGTTAATTTGAAATACTGCATCAGCTAAGGAACTAGTCCCTGAAAAAAAGTCCATTACGTAATCATCATCTTTAGTTGATAATTTAAGCAGTGATTTCAATAATCTAGTAGGCTTAGGATTATCAAAGGTTCCTTTTTCCTGCATAAGAGATTCTAATTCAGCACTAGCTTCTTGATTGTTACCAAATCTTTCATGAGTAAAGAAATTAATAGCCGCTTGCCCTTCTTTCATTGCTTCTGATAAATAAATCTTGATTCGTGGATAACCATTGCCACTATCCGTCCAATGCACTCTGCCTTGCTTCAATAGTTCATTAAAAGTACTTTCATTGCCATACCATACTTCATCGAATACTTTACCAGTTGGAGTTGAAATTTTATATTTGCTACCTCCACGTCCAACTGCAGCCTTCCACGGGTTGGTTGCCCAAGGACCATTAGGATCATTGTCGCTGTTTCTATATTCAGAAATTCTATCTTCAGTAAGTGGTAAGCCATAAAAAGCTTTATTAGCTTTTAAAGAATTGGAGTTTTTTGCGTAAACAACTAAGAACTCTGCTACTTTTGCAATCATCTTAGTCTTATCATTAGGTTGATTATGACGCCTTCGCCAACTCACAATGCTTTCAAAATTATCCTCACCAAATATCTCATCACAGATTTTTTTTGTATTGGTAAGCTCATTGTCATCTATGGAAATAAATATTACTCCATCCTCAGTTAATAAATTCCTTGCCAATTTGATTCTCGGATACATCATATTGAGCCAATCTGTATGATATCTACCGTTCAACTCAGTATTTGCTTTTGTAGATTGACCTGTTACTTCCTTATAATTTTTAATATTATCTCTAAAATCATCTTTATACACAAAGTCATTCCCAGTATTATAAGGAGGATCTATATAAATCATCTTAACCTTTCCAAAATACGATTTCTGAAGCAGTTTTAAAACTTCAAGATTATCACCTTCAATGTATAAGTTCTCTGTACTATCCCAATTCTTACTAATATACTTATCTGGCCTTAATGTCCCCATAGTAGGGGTCTGTGCTAGTTTTACAGCACTTGTTTTACCATTCCATCTTAACTCATATCTTTCTTCTCTTTCATCAATGATTGTACCTAGAAGTAGCTTTAATTTTTCAAAGTCTATCTTCCCTTCAGTAAAAGCTTCTGGAAATAGTTGTTTTAGACTTTGAATATTTTCATCCACTAAATTCATTGAACTTCCGTTCATCTTCTCCATCTTAACACTCCGTTCTTATTTCATTTTCTAGTTTCTCTATTGTTTGTTTTATCTCTTTAGCTTTAACATTTAAAGCCGCCTTTTTATTAAACTGCGTTTCTTTTCTTATAGCTTTTATTATCTTCTCTAACTGTAACTCTAGTTCCTGCAGCTCCGCTATTTTGATTTTCTTTAATTCTAGATTATCATTATTACTAAGCTCATTAAAGCTATTAAAATGCTTTCTGTTATTGTACACATATATACTTTCATGAATCTTCTTATAAAACTCATAAAAGTTGATATAAGATAAATTAGAAAGTTTAATTGAAT
The genomic region above belongs to Clostridium swellfunianum and contains:
- a CDS encoding site-specific DNA-methyltransferase; this encodes MEKMNGSSMNLVDENIQSLKQLFPEAFTEGKIDFEKLKLLLGTIIDEREERYELRWNGKTSAVKLAQTPTMGTLRPDKYISKNWDSTENLYIEGDNLEVLKLLQKSYFGKVKMIYIDPPYNTGNDFVYKDDFRDNIKNYKEVTGQSTKANTELNGRYHTDWLNMMYPRIKLARNLLTEDGVIFISIDDNELTNTKKICDEIFGEDNFESIVSWRRRHNQPNDKTKMIAKVAEFLVVYAKNSNSLKANKAFYGLPLTEDRISEYRNSDNDPNGPWATNPWKAAVGRGGSKYKISTPTGKVFDEVWYGNESTFNELLKQGRVHWTDSGNGYPRIKIYLSEAMKEGQAAINFFTHERFGNNQEASAELESLMQEKGTFDNPKPTRLLKSLLKLSTKDDDYVMDFFSGTSSLADAVFQINSEDGDNRKFIMIQLPELTDESSDAYKAGYKNICEIGKERIRRAGEKIKEENKDKEGIDNLDIGFKVFKLDDSNIKTWNPDYNELEQDLLDMQDSLKEGRTNEDLLFEIILKMGFELTTPIEDVKVGDKVIYNISEGALIICLEDSITEDILNKIPGLKSEFMRSDEVKVIFKEKGFKNDKEKMNAIQNLKQQGITNVRSV